From the Coregonus clupeaformis isolate EN_2021a unplaced genomic scaffold, ASM2061545v1 scaf0018, whole genome shotgun sequence genome, one window contains:
- the LOC123483077 gene encoding uncharacterized protein LOC123483077, giving the protein MAKWQMRREVLQCFAMLEMDYMDSDARGELDEMYQEIYDDKYGMFSVDSDSDSDCETYGTPPRVPAAPQRKQQSSGSHYSQHGRNKAPPEMERENTGMDGTVWMKQPLGNATGRLSTQNETRVESGPTPYAKDKIDSAYGSFHCLCDMEMLQRIRDCTVAEAHRVQGKNKTWDLSVEELQAFIAFLYVRGLYGNRLASLDVFWSCSKLDFFRDTMPMDRFTEIMRYLRFDTREIRRPMTNSNKFAVVSEVWNAFVQNCVACYKPGLNISVEEQWFLTSGEVIKFSLTADVDSKYVLNVIPHVIQKPEHLALKLVEPYLGAGRNVTTDKFCTSLPLANKLLANKTNMVGAVSHCGRELPPVMCNQAQTKLYSTTVLKHDKATLTVYRSEPRKNVCILSTIHPTVAIGNDGRREPETVTFYNCNMVDVNKMARQYTVEVVTGLEKGGSHRWPVGVFYNLLDLAAINAHVLFTQCTGKTMPRSDFIMDLALELRKNHMRTKAAPPPPLAPIQHTVCEMKTQSQVRRSTRNKARESCA; this is encoded by the exons ATGGCGAAATGGCAAATGCGAAGGGAAGTTCTACAATGTTTTGCGATGCTTGAGATGGATTACATGGATTCAGACGCAAGGGGGGAACTTGATGAGATGTATCAAGAGATCTATGATGATAAATATGGCATGTTTTCAGTAGATTCTGATTCCGATTCTGACTGTGAGACGTATGGGACCCCTCCCAGGGTGCCAGCGGCACCACAACGCAAGCAGCAAAGCTCCGGCAGCCACTATAGTCAACATGGGCGCAATAAAGCCCCacctgagatggagagagagaacacgggGATGGACGGCACAGTTTGGATGAAACAGCCTCTTGGTAACGCCACGGGTCGATTATCAACACAGAACGAAACCAGAGTGGAGTCAGGCCCTACACCATATGCAAAAGACAAAATCGACAGTGCATACGGCAGCTTTCATTGTTTATGTGACATGGAGATGTTGCAACGCATCAGGGACTGTACTGTGGCTGAGGCGCACCGGGTGCaaggaaaaaacaaaacatgGGACTTGTCTGTGGAGGAATTGCAAGCATTCATTGCGTTCCTGTATGTCCGTGGGCTATACGGCAATAGACTAGCGTCTTTGGATGTCTTCTGGTCATGTTCTAAGTTGGATTTCTTTCGAGATACCATGCCAATGGACCGCTTCACAGAAATCATGCGGTACCTGCGTTTTGACACAAGAGAGATCAGACGCCCCATGACAAATTCGAACAAATTCGCCGTGGTCTCAGAAGTTTGGAACGCGTTTGTACAGAACTGCGTTGCATGTTACAAGCCAGGTTTGAACATTTCTGTCGAGGAGCAATGGTTCCTCACAAGTGGGGAGGTCATCAAGTTTTCGTTGACCGCTGACGTAGACAGCAAGTACGTGCTAAATGTCATTCCTCATGTAATTCAGAAGCCTGAACATCTGGCACTGAAGCTTGTGGAACCTTACCTCGGCGCGGGGAGAAATGTCACCACGGACAAGTTCTGCACATCCCTGCCATTAGCAAATAAGTTGCTTGCCAACAAAACCAACATGGTCGGGGCCGTGAGCCATTGCGGACGAGAGCTGCCTCCGGTGATGTGCAATCAGGCACAGACAAAGCTATACTCCACTACGGTGCTAAAGCATGACAAAGCAACACTTACGGTTTACAGAAGTGAACCAAGAAAGAACGTCTGTATCCTGAGCACTATACATCCGACTGTCGCCATCGGGAACGACGGAAGGAGAGAACCGGAGACCGTGACGTTCTATAATTGCAACATG GTTGATGTAAATAAGATGGCAAGACAGTATACGGTGGAGGTTGTGACCGGGTTGGAGAAAGGAGGTTCACACCgctggcctgttggtgtattctACAACCTTCTCGACCTGGCTGCAATCAACGCACATGTTTTATTCACGCAATGCACCGGCAAGACCATGCCGAGGAGCgatttcatcatggatctggcaTTGGAGCTTCGTAAGAACCACATGAGGACCAAGGCCGCACCGCCTCCTCCCCTCGCACCCATCCAGCACACAGTCTGTGAAATGAAGACGCAGAGCCAGGTGCGCAGATCGACAAGGAACAAGGCCCGTGAAAGCTGTGCATAG